GGATATACTCGAATTGTAAAAATCGGACCTCGTCGTGGTGACGCAGCTCCGATGGTACTCATCGAACTCGTTCAATGAGTATGAAGAGCCAAGAGAGCCGTGGAGGACGAATTCGCCTTGTCGTTGCGTACGACGGGGCCGACTTCCACGGCTTTGCTCGTCAACAGGGTCTCCGCACAGTTCAAGGCGTTCTCGAGGATACCCTCTCCAACATGCTTCAAGTCCCTATTCTGGTCCATGGATCGGGAAGAACAGACAAGGGCGTACATGCACGCGCACAGGTCGTGCACTGGGACCAGCCATACGGGCCCCCGGCGGATCGTGTCGTGCACGTTCTCAGGAACCGTTTGCCGGCTGACATCATCCCAATCCAGGCTCGAGAAGTGGACTCCGAGTTCCACGCTCGCTTCTCCGTCGTTCGCAAGACATACCGCTATGCGTTGTATCGCAAACCCATTCCTGATGTGTTTACGTATCGCTTTTCCTGGCACGTTGCAGAGCCGCTCAACCTCGCACAAATGCGGCTTGCTGCCAGCGAGTTGGTCGGCGAGCACGATTTCACGAGTTTTTGCGCGGTCGCTGCACCACAGGAGAACAAAGTCCGACGGATTTATCGTGTGGAACTTCAGGAGGACCGGGATGGAAACCTGTATGTCTTTTGCGAAGGCAGCGGATTTCTGCAATACATGGTACGCATCATTGTCGGCACCTTGGTGGATGTCGGGCTGGGTTCGATAAATGCGGACGCGATGCCGGCTATTCTGGCCGCTCGTGATCGGGCAGCGTCTGGTCGAACCGCACCACCCCACGGGTTGTGTCTGTGGAATGTCGAATATCCAACTGTTTACGGCGGAAGAGTACTTGATCTGTGACACGATTTGTAATAGAATAATGCAGGTATATTTGACCCCATGGACTCCCCGTTACCGTCTACTGGTCAAATCACTGATTCGGAGGGAATCACTCATGCGTACGACGTATATGGCTAAGCCAGGCAGCGTTGAACGCAAGTGGTACGTCATCGATGCTACTGGCTGGCGTGTAGGCCGTTTGGCCACCCACATTGCGTCCATTCTGCGTGGTAAGCATAAACCTGAATTTACACCGCACATTGACACTGGCGACTTTGTTGTCGTCATCAATGCGGATAAAGTGGAGTTTACCGGTAAGAAGCTTCAAGATAAGAAGTACTATCGTCACTCTGGTTATCCGGGTGGCTTGAAAGAAACCACAGCTGCTGAGATGCTTGCAAAGCACCCGGAGCGCGTTCTCTACTATGCAGTACGTGGCATGTTGCCGCACAACACATTGGGCCGTCAACAGCTCACGAAGTTCAAAGTGTATGCGGGTCCAGAACATCCGCATGAAGCTCAGAAGC
This is a stretch of genomic DNA from Alicyclobacillus dauci. It encodes these proteins:
- the truA gene encoding tRNA pseudouridine(38-40) synthase TruA translates to MKSQESRGGRIRLVVAYDGADFHGFARQQGLRTVQGVLEDTLSNMLQVPILVHGSGRTDKGVHARAQVVHWDQPYGPPADRVVHVLRNRLPADIIPIQAREVDSEFHARFSVVRKTYRYALYRKPIPDVFTYRFSWHVAEPLNLAQMRLAASELVGEHDFTSFCAVAAPQENKVRRIYRVELQEDRDGNLYVFCEGSGFLQYMVRIIVGTLVDVGLGSINADAMPAILAARDRAASGRTAPPHGLCLWNVEYPTVYGGRVLDL
- the rplM gene encoding 50S ribosomal protein L13, yielding MRTTYMAKPGSVERKWYVIDATGWRVGRLATHIASILRGKHKPEFTPHIDTGDFVVVINADKVEFTGKKLQDKKYYRHSGYPGGLKETTAAEMLAKHPERVLYYAVRGMLPHNTLGRQQLTKFKVYAGPEHPHEAQKPVPYTPGNME